In the genome of bacterium, one region contains:
- a CDS encoding PorV/PorQ family protein has protein sequence MKRLLITLIIIYCLPCVIYAETGDAGQAARYLRIGVGARALGMGGAYVAVCDDASATYWNPAGLVQLSQREMTSMTSLMSLDRKYNFLNYVVPLENQTIGISVINFGVEDLREIVEKNGQDIELGRFDDRENTFMFSCAWEKTDKLSLGVNLKYLTQQMNPSQANPKGRSKASGLGLDIGALYDISDKFKAGLMLQDVRSYLKWETDHTDRLPIAVKLGVSGKFFGNKLIIATDLSQVEDNHKTKIYAGLEYWMKENLGIRAGVFDTYVTGGLGFIFPAKTINLRLDYSFAPDRFSDFKDNISGSERYNHRFSLSAKF, from the coding sequence ATGAAACGGTTACTTATAACTTTAATCATAATTTATTGTTTACCGTGTGTTATTTATGCAGAAACTGGAGATGCAGGCCAGGCGGCACGGTATCTACGGATAGGCGTAGGGGCAAGGGCACTTGGTATGGGCGGAGCGTATGTCGCGGTTTGTGATGATGCCTCTGCAACTTACTGGAATCCCGCAGGATTGGTGCAACTATCTCAACGCGAAATGACCTCAATGACCTCTTTAATGTCCCTTGACCGTAAGTATAATTTCTTGAATTATGTAGTCCCGCTGGAAAATCAAACTATAGGTATTTCCGTGATAAACTTTGGGGTAGAAGATTTACGGGAGATTGTTGAAAAAAATGGCCAGGACATAGAATTAGGTAGATTTGACGATAGAGAGAATACATTTATGTTTTCTTGTGCCTGGGAAAAGACTGATAAATTATCCCTGGGCGTTAACCTGAAATATCTAACTCAACAGATGAATCCATCGCAGGCAAATCCAAAAGGGAGAAGTAAGGCAAGTGGATTAGGTTTAGATATCGGAGCGTTATATGATATTTCAGATAAATTTAAAGCAGGATTAATGTTACAGGATGTCCGCAGTTACCTTAAATGGGAGACTGACCATACAGATAGATTACCCATAGCAGTGAAATTAGGTGTGAGTGGAAAGTTTTTTGGGAATAAATTAATCATAGCCACAGATTTAAGCCAGGTTGAAGATAATCATAAGACAAAGATATACGCCGGGTTAGAATATTGGATGAAAGAGAATTTAGGGATAAGGGCTGGAGTATTTGATACTTATGTTACCGGTGGCTTAGGTTTTATCTTTCCTGCAAAAACAATTAACCTTCGATTAGACTACTCATTTGCCCCGGATAGGTTTTCTGACTTCAAAGATAACATCTCTGGGTCAGAAAGATACAACCATCGCTTCTCATTATCGGCTAAGTTTTAA